The nucleotide sequence AATGGCTGCTACAACTCAATTTGTTGCATGTCCTGCTCACAACGAGTTCCCTATATGTCGTGATCGTTATCCTCCGCCTTTTGAAGAGTGTATTAATCTTCGATTCTGGTTTCTATTAAAACTCCTTGTTGTTGCCGGAGATTATTTTACCGCAGACTTTCCTGGACAACCAAAGCATCTAGTGTGGCTTCGTTGGTTTGATTTCCAACAAACAAAACTTCCCGCTTGGCTTTCATTGACAAATCTAAGGGTTTTAGAGCTTTATGGAACCTCCAGCTTACAGCAACTGTGGGAAAATAACGCGCAAGTAAGTCAAATATCTTGCTCTAATATATTTTATTCAAATCTTACTTCCACTCTTTATCCTACTAgctaaattgaattgaaaattgggCGCAGCCTCCAAAAGAGTTGAGAGAGATGATTATTACTGCCACTGAAGGCAACATTTTCCACAGTTTTCCCAGTATAATATCAGGTCTGGAGCGTTTGACAAAGATAGCCTTGATTTCTTATCATGGACAAGAATTTCGCTTTTCAAGACTGCCGGATGAGTTTTGCGATCTCCAATCGCTTGAGCACCTGGAGCTACGACAATGTGAATCCTTGTTGTCACTCCCTGCCCGATTTGGGGATTTAAGAAACTTACAGCATCTGGATTTGTGTTCTTGCAAGCAGTTGAGGATGCTACCAGTTTCTTTTAAGCAACTGACACACCTCAAGTATCTAGACTTCTCTGGTTGCAAAAAGCTTGTCTTAGAGGAAGACATTCTTGAAAACATCACAGAGCTAGAGAATCTGTACCTTTCAGGATGCCTGGCCATTAAGAAATTACCTCATCAAATCACAGATCAGGCATGTTTGAGAGAGCTCCGACTTCAAGATACAAGCTTAGAGGAGTTACCAAGTAACATTGGGCGCCTAAGTAAATTAGAAGTGCTGACAATTGGTAGTCAGTTATTGAAAAGCTTGCCAgattctcttggaaatttattcaGCTTGAAAAGCCTTTCAATTATTGATTGTATGGTCTTAGAATGTTTACCCAAGACGCTTGGGCATCTAGAACTTTTAGAAGATCTGTCTATAGAGGCCACAGGAGTGAGGTCCTTACCGGAAGGATTTAGGCAACTGGCTAATCTTCGAACCTTGAAGATTTCTGATTGTCCACTCGAAGAACTAGATTTTGGGTCGGTACCTTCCTTTCCGTTGAAAAAGCTCACCGCGATAAATTTAAACGAGACACTTGTCAACAGAATATCAATTTCTAAATACTGTTGTCCTAGACTTGAAACACTCCGTCTTAGCAATAATGACTATTTGGGGGAGATTGAAACACTGCCAGCAACCGTCAAGATAGAATTGCCAGAAGGGTATTTGTGCTCTCTCAATCATTTCAAATTCGGCAAGTTAGACTGACtgcttaaaaaaaattgcattagaaGTCCATGGATACATGGCGGGAAGTGTCTTCTTTAGATATCTGCATTGTAAATATTTGGCATAAAATATGATAATATTTAGGGAGACATATTCttgatttttatatatatttgaagATTATTCTGAAGTAGCACAGATAATAATCATCTATTAAATGAGCATGTTTCAATAGTTGTGATAGCATTTGTTATTTagtgttcaatattttttataatattatattaatagttGTGACTCGAAAGTTTGTTATTGTTGATGATAACTActtataattgaatgaaatgtattccttagaCCCTGTTGTAAAAAATTGAGAATGATTTGAAATTTCTACATATgattttgagaagcacaaagttagggtgctcaactactaggtcctctTCCCTAATAGAACTTTCAGCCTCCTTTTGAAAGAACAAAGATTATGGTTTTCTAACTTTACTTTATTCTTCTTAATTCAATGTGGTTATCGTTAATGTCCTTTGATTTCAACATATAATTTTATATTTCTAGAGAAGAAAACACACCCTACAATTAACTTAGATGTCTAGTGAAGCACAATATATCGATGTATTACTGCAATAATTAGAATCTAAATTAATTTAGGAGGTTTGGTTAAAATATTTTGTTTTTAGATGTTCAGTATTATGAGATTAAAATAGTTtaaattattgaaataaaaataagatttatttttgaatttaatatGGTGTTGATGTTAAATTTTTGTTACATCAATAAAAATCTAGAAATCAAAATCTACGACTAAGTTCATTAGATGCGGGGACTATATGGGGACAAATATTTTAACAAAGGTTGATTTTTAATTCATTGTTTTTAGTTTTGATGTCATTTTTTCcattatgtatacatacatttaagAAAACGTGATACCAGAAGGCACTTTTTGGTGCCTATTATGTATAAAGAGAACATTTGACAACTTTGATGACAATTAGGTATCAAGGCTAACTTGAAACTTATTGAAATAGATAAAATTAAAGAATGATGGAAGTTGATCATTCATTAGATTCTAATTGAGTAATTTAAGATTGGATTGTGACTGAGATTAAGATTGATGCAAGTTTATTTTTGTGATGTGTGATTGATAATCAATGATAAAAGTGGGTGAGAATAATGTGCTTAAATATACAACCCTAGACACAATATCTAAAAATTTCAATATACAAGCTTACAAGTAACAACTATATTCAATTCTTTTTAGTCTTGAAAGTAGGGAATTTTAATTCTTAaactagtagtttttttttttgggggggggggggaaattgTAGGTGTGACCTAATCTAGTTAGGAAAAAGTCTTAGCAAGTGGGTTGAGCAAGTTGCAAACTATAGGACATATCATAAAGACTAAGGGAATCAATTTTTAtagtcttcagacatgtagtgtcaAGGTTAAGCGGCCACCAAGGCTCAAATCCTTATTGGGCCACTGAGATCACAAGCCTTGTGCCTTTGTTGGGCCATTGAGCTCGCGGGTTtgatcaagtgaagtgtggggatgaggtcccccctTTGTGGCCTCAACAattcatagctctaggtcaaaagaATTTCAAGTGGATCCAGAGGGCATGTAGTGCCAGCGTCAttggtcacattaaaaagtttactaggaatactatttttttatataaaaaaaaatcggAATCAATTTTATAGTCAACAAATAAGAAAAAAGAGTAATATTGGATGCTAAAATTTAGTGTAATCATTACATTCAAATAAAGTGACCAAAATTGTAGAGAGAAAGCATAAATTCTTCACGTTTCCCCATACTGATGTGCATACAAATATAAAACAAGTATTATAATTTacaaattaaagaattaattgttgTAGAAATAAAAATATTCTTTCTAATCTGAAGAGGTAAATCAATGGAATAAGTTTGTGATCCCTTTTTTCATTGATATGTATTAAGTGTTAATTGACTCTATCATAACGTCAAATCAAAAATATCAATTGATATGAAAACTACACAAACTGTGAAAATAATTAGTGATAATATGCATTCTTGTGCAAGATGAAATGAATGTGTGATGGAAAAACAAGAGACAATAGACTAATAGAAATTTTATGCAAAGGTTTATGTTTAGAGTGAATAGTCATGGGTTAGAATTGCCATGGATGATTATGTATACCAAACCTATTGCTTCGAACTTCTTGTAGCTATACATAAATGAAAGAGGTATATCATGGATAGTTAGGATTCTATAATTAAATCAAGGTAAGGAAGATTTCAATACAATATAACATTAACAATCGATAATCCTATAAAGTAAACTTGGATTCTCAAGAAGTTAAGCAAAATATAAATACATTTGTCTCTAGGGTAGTACAAAGGATGTGTAAAGGCAAATGGTTGAGAAAGAGAGGATGTATTAAAATGGGTGTAAAGAGAATTGAAGATGAAGCAAGAATTAATTTTCAGTATTTAGGTCATTTTATTCTTCTTCCTTTGACAAATTTGAAACAaattctttttgaaaaaaaatatgaattAAGAGATAATGATTgtaccataattttttttttcttatttgctttcattagaaaatatttattttcataattacctttaaaatattaaaatgagaGATGTTTGTTAAGGATGCAAAAGAGGGCATGAGGTTGTGTGATACCATAAACACCAGAATTGAGAGATAAAATGGTTACAATAGAGAAACAATGCATGAAACACACATCTAAGCCAACATAAAATATCATAAAACACAACTGTACCAAAATTAttcaagatcaataatttcatttataAGCCACTTAAATCAAAGACAACAATGATGGTTTTTATAAAAAATGCCGGTTGCAAATCCTTACACAAAACACGGATACACATGATTGATGCACATCAGGAAAACACCTCAGCAGAAAAGAAACTCGGGTTTTCCTCTCAGAAGAACCACTTAAGTGCCCAGTTCAAAGAGTTTACAGGTAACTGAACCTCCCTGTTCAGTGAGTTGAAATAGTCGACCTAGCAGCTGCTCTGATGTTATCTTGACCCAATTTCGGACATCCAGTTATCTCCATACTTTCAAGTTTTACTAGACCTGAAATACCGTTTATGTTGCGTAGCATTGGGCATTCATACACTTTCACCATCTTGACTGATGTTGAGAGGACATCTATCTCGATTAAACGGCGATTTAGCTCAATCTGAAGAGTTTGGAGGTTGGGACAACAATTTTGAGAAATTGATAATCTTGTCACATCGGTTGCTTTTAGATGTATCATCTGGAGTTTCCGCAATGATGTACAAGACGCTGACCCAACATCCAACTCGGCGATTGGACAATCAAAAATCTTCAAAATTTGAAGATTAGTAAGTTGCCTAAATCCTTGTGGCAAAGACCTCACTCCGGAGGACTTTATACATAAATATCCTAAAAGCTTGAGATGCTCTACAGACTCGGGAAAATATTTCAGGTTAATGCATCCCGTAATTTTGAGATGAACCAAGCTGGACAAGTAGCCAAGAGACTCTGGGAAACCTGTCAAGTGCGGACTTCCAATCACCAGCGTTTCCAATTTGCTTAGTTGACCGATGTTAGTTGGTAAATCCTTTAGCATTGTCTTTTTCAGGTGGAGCACTCTTAGGTATTTTTGTTCTGCAATTTGCAAGGGCAACTCTTGAAATTTAGGACACCCTGTGAAGTACAACTTCTTCAGCTTTCTCATGTTTTCAAGAATGTCTGGCATAGATGGAAGCTTCTTACAACCTGATAAATCAAGGTATTCCAGGTCTACCAGCTGCTTAAAAGAAATTGGAAACTTCCTTAGCATTTGGCAAGAGTACAAATCTAGATGCCGCAGTTTTCTTAGTTCCCCAAAATGGGTGGGTAATGTTGACAACTTGTTGCAATGTCGTAGCTCCAGGTGCTCAAGCGATTGGAGACCACAAAACTCTTCTGGCAGCTCTCTAATGCTGAACTCTTTACAAACACAACCTAACAGTgctatttttttcaaatatttcagaTTTGATATTGAACTCGGGAACATTTCAAAACAAGCGCTCCAGGTACCAGTAATAATCAGCTCTCTCAACTGCAAAGGTGCCTGCTACCAAATTTAATTAGAGTGAAATAAAAAACATaattgaaattaaatattttaatagaaCAGTAAAGCAATGAACTTACATGCTCAGCATCCGTCCACAGTTCTTGTAAGTTTAAAGCGCCATTAAGCTCTAAGACTCTCAAATTTTTTAATGAAAGCCATGACGGAAGATTTGTATGATTGAAATCATTCCAGCGAAGCCAGAGCAGTTCTCTTGATAGTTCGCCAACTTCTTGATTTAGAAATTGTCTGCTACAAACCAAAAGTTTTAATCCAAGAGAACAGAGCGCGAGGCTAaagcttgtttgtgtttgcttctCAAAGCTTGTGTGTTGTATGATCTTCTCTTTCCAGAGGTGACAAGGATCAGAATTTGTGTTTGTCATCCCTCTAATTTGTAATGATTCCTAAATAATCAAAAGCAAAAATAAGAAACATTGTAAAACAATAAACTTTGTTAAAAATAAGCCTACGATACTCTGTTTGAATATCATAAAtttcacattttatttttattttacaagCCTAGGGTActgatatttaaaaatattaaactcAAAAAACTGGTTCCTATATCATGATCAATAAAGCTATAAGTAAAAGCCTTGACTTCACCTGAGGGGGAATCGAGGGAAACTGTTGTGGAGACCAAAGGCGATAGGGTGATTGTCGACGTGCAATTTGCCTTCCTAGATCCCTCAAATGATCATGCATTTGTATGACATTATTATCGTCTACCTCAACAAGGCACTTACTGAGAAGCCTTTCCAAACCGATCTGACCATCCCAGTCTGATCCTTCCCATACTTCAATGGCCAAACTTGTTTCCTCTCCAATGAAGAAACAAGCTATATCCGAGAacatttccttctctttttcatctAACGCATCATAACTGACTTTCAGTTGTCCTCTGATGCCCGTGTCTGATAATATGGATAACTCTTTTAATGTCCGTTGCCAATTATCCTTGCAAGACTCACCATAGAGTTTTCCTCCTAGGACCTTGAGTGACAAAGGAAGACCATTGCAAACTTTTAAGAACTTCTCAACGAGGGCCTCAAATTCCAAACGTGGAAAGGGTTGTAAGAATGCATGCCAACAGAAGAGTTGTCTGGAATGAGTAGCGTTGAGAGCTCTCATTTGATAAATGTTAGAGATGCCTCGTGCTTTAAGAACATCTAACCTGCGTGTGATAACAACAATCAAACTTCCCTCGCCAAGACTCTCCTTTGCTGGCAAAAGAGCATCCAATTGGTCTGTATTATCCACGTCGTCTAGAATGATAAGCACGGAAATAGATCTCAAATGGCTGTTAAGAATCCCTCTGCCTACGTCTACGTCGTCAAAGGATACACCTTTGACATCAAGGTCATCCAGAAGCTTTTTCTGCTTGTCAACCAGCAGTCCTTTCTCTGTGGCATCTCCAATATTGTAAATAAAACTTGACCTATCAATCATCGATGATCTCTTCTTATATATTTCCTTTGCGAGAGTAGTTTTGCCAGAGCCTCCCATGCCTCGAATTCCCACAATTTGTATTGTGCCAGCAGATTTAAGTGCAATCGTGTCAAAGTATCTCATG is from Cryptomeria japonica unplaced genomic scaffold, Sugi_1.0 HiC_scaffold_1371, whole genome shotgun sequence and encodes:
- the LOC131033711 gene encoding disease resistance protein RPV1-like yields the protein MRYFDTIALKSAGTIQIVGIRGMGGSGKTTLAKEIYKKRSSMIDRSSFIYNIGDATEKGLLVDKQKKLLDDLDVKGVSFDDVDVGRGILNSHLRSISVLIILDDVDNTDQLDALLPAKESLGEGSLIVVITRRLDVLKARGISNIYQMRALNATHSRQLFCWHAFLQPFPRLEFEALVEKFLKVCNGLPLSLKVLGGKLYGESCKDNWQRTLKELSILSDTGIRGQLKVSYDALDEKEKEMFSDIACFFIGEETSLAIEVWEGSDWDGQIGLERLLSKCLVEVDDNNVIQMHDHLRDLGRQIARRQSPYRLWSPQQFPSIPPQESLQIRGMTNTNSDPCHLWKEKIIQHTSFEKQTQTSFSLALCSLGLKLLVCSRQFLNQEVGELSRELLWLRWNDFNHTNLPSWLSLKNLRVLELNGALNLQELWTDAEHAPLQLRELIITGTWSACFEMFPSSISNLKYLKKIALLGCVCKEFSIRELPEEFCGLQSLEHLELRHCNKLSTLPTHFGELRKLRHLDLYSCQMLRKFPISFKQLVDLEYLDLSGCKKLPSMPDILENMRKLKKLYFTGCPKFQELPLQIAEQKYLRVLHLKKTMLKDLPTNIGQLSKLETLVIGSPHLTGFPESLGYLSSLVHLKITGCINLKYFPESVEHLKLLGYLCIKSSGVRSLPQGFRQLTNLQILKIFDCPIAELDVGSASCTSLRKLQMIHLKATDVTRLSISQNCCPNLQTLQIELNRRLIEIDVLSTSVKMVKVYECPMLRNINGISGLVKLESMEITGCPKLGQDNIRAAARSTISTH